In the genome of Bradyrhizobium arachidis, one region contains:
- a CDS encoding flavin-containing monooxygenase, translated as MSAERHKTGTAGESTVDISALRARYRDERDRRLRSEGKAQYVEVTGEFGRYLDDPWADPGFARAPVSEQTEVLIVGGGFGGLLCGARLRAAGIDDFRMVEKAADFGGTWYWNRYPGAACDTESYIYLPLLEETGYMPVRKYARAPEIYEHSRRIGRHFGLYERALFQTVISRMEWQEQEARWLVETDRGDRIRARFVILAGGPLSRPKLPGIPGIETFRGHSFHTSRWDYGYTGGTAEGDLSGLADKRVGIIGTGATAVQCVPHLGRSAKELYVFQRTPSAIGVRDDRPTDQSWAQGLKPGWQRERMDNFTAVISGEPFERDLVQDGWTGLLGEILLAPRRQPQPVTSLEEALKVIEQADYRKMEEIRARVDAIVKDEAAAAALKPWYKAFCKRPCFHDEYLDTFNRPNVHLIDTRGQGVERITENAVVVDGKAYELDCLIYASGFEVGTDYARRMGFEVYGRDGISLSERWRDGVKTLHGFYSRGFPNCFLIVTVQAGQSANFPHIIDEQSQHIAYVIAEARKRKARTLEPTLAAENAWVGEVVKAALGRQTYLAECTPGYYNNEGVFDPIAARNSQYWRGPVAFLRLLEKWRKEGNLDGLELTSEVAA; from the coding sequence ATGTCAGCGGAAAGACACAAGACCGGTACAGCCGGCGAGTCTACGGTAGACATTTCCGCACTTCGTGCGCGCTATCGCGACGAGCGCGACCGCCGTCTGCGCAGCGAAGGCAAGGCGCAGTATGTCGAGGTGACAGGCGAGTTCGGCCGCTATCTCGACGATCCCTGGGCCGATCCCGGTTTTGCGCGCGCGCCTGTCAGCGAACAAACCGAAGTTCTGATCGTCGGCGGTGGCTTCGGTGGTCTCTTGTGCGGCGCGCGTCTGCGTGCGGCCGGCATCGATGATTTTCGCATGGTGGAAAAGGCCGCCGATTTCGGCGGCACCTGGTACTGGAATCGCTATCCGGGTGCGGCCTGCGACACCGAGAGCTACATCTATCTGCCGCTGCTGGAAGAGACCGGCTACATGCCGGTGCGCAAATATGCGCGGGCGCCCGAGATCTACGAGCACTCCCGCCGCATCGGCCGACACTTCGGGCTTTATGAGCGCGCGCTGTTTCAGACCGTGATCTCGCGGATGGAATGGCAGGAGCAGGAGGCGCGCTGGCTGGTCGAGACCGATCGCGGCGACCGCATCCGCGCGCGCTTCGTCATTCTGGCCGGCGGCCCGCTGAGCCGCCCGAAGCTGCCGGGCATTCCGGGCATCGAGACCTTCAGGGGCCACAGCTTCCACACCAGCCGCTGGGATTATGGATATACCGGCGGCACCGCCGAGGGAGACCTGAGCGGTCTGGCCGACAAGCGCGTCGGCATCATCGGCACCGGCGCCACCGCCGTGCAATGCGTGCCGCATCTCGGCCGCTCGGCAAAGGAGCTCTACGTCTTCCAGCGCACGCCATCGGCGATCGGCGTGCGCGACGACCGGCCGACCGATCAGAGCTGGGCGCAGGGCCTCAAGCCCGGCTGGCAGCGCGAGCGCATGGACAATTTCACCGCGGTGATCTCGGGCGAGCCGTTCGAGCGGGATCTGGTGCAGGACGGCTGGACGGGTCTCCTTGGCGAGATCCTGCTGGCGCCGCGCCGCCAGCCGCAGCCGGTGACCTCGCTGGAGGAGGCGCTCAAGGTCATCGAGCAGGCCGACTATCGCAAGATGGAGGAGATCCGCGCGCGCGTCGATGCGATCGTGAAGGACGAGGCGGCCGCCGCGGCGCTAAAGCCCTGGTACAAGGCGTTCTGCAAGCGGCCATGCTTCCATGACGAATATCTCGACACTTTTAATCGTCCCAATGTGCATCTGATCGACACCAGGGGGCAGGGCGTCGAGCGCATCACCGAGAATGCCGTCGTTGTCGATGGCAAGGCCTATGAGCTCGATTGCCTGATCTATGCCAGCGGTTTCGAGGTCGGCACCGATTACGCGCGCCGCATGGGCTTCGAGGTCTACGGCCGCGACGGCATCAGCCTGTCCGAGCGCTGGCGCGACGGCGTCAAGACCTTGCACGGCTTCTACAGCCGCGGCTTTCCGAACTGCTTCCTGATCGTCACGGTGCAGGCCGGCCAGAGCGCCAACTTCCCGCACATCATCGACGAGCAGTCGCAGCACATCGCCTATGTCATCGCCGAAGCGCGCAAGCGCAAGGCGCGCACGCTGGAGCCGACGCTGGCGGCCGAGAACGCCTGGGTCGGGGAGGTCGTCAAGGCCGCGCTCGGGCGCCAGACTTATCTCGCCGAATGCACGCCCGGCTATTACAACAACGAAGGCGTGTTCGATCCGATCGCGGCGCGAAACAGTCAATATTGGCGCGGGCCGGTGGCGTTCCTGCGGCTGCTCGAGAAATGGCGCAAGGAGGGCAATCTGGACGGGCTGGAATTGACATCCGAGGTCGCGGCTTGA
- a CDS encoding MarR family winged helix-turn-helix transcriptional regulator, whose protein sequence is MAPSQGFIHAEIGRLITRLGRMWRRESDLALSEHGLSYATAIPLLVLSRQGENVRQGVLADELGIEGPSLVRLIDLLQAEGLVERREDPTDRRAKTLHLTKAGAAKVEETNRVLRRVRASLLRDIEPEELAITFETLQRIEQRASRLQDVKTGPETK, encoded by the coding sequence ATGGCACCCTCGCAAGGCTTCATCCATGCCGAGATCGGCCGGCTCATCACCCGTCTCGGCCGGATGTGGCGGCGCGAGTCGGACTTGGCGCTGTCCGAGCACGGACTGTCCTATGCGACTGCGATCCCGCTGCTGGTGCTGTCGCGCCAGGGCGAGAATGTTCGCCAGGGCGTGCTCGCCGACGAACTAGGCATCGAGGGACCGTCGCTGGTGCGCCTGATCGATCTGCTTCAGGCCGAAGGCCTGGTCGAACGCCGGGAGGATCCGACCGACCGCCGTGCCAAAACGCTCCACCTGACGAAAGCGGGCGCGGCCAAGGTCGAGGAGACCAACCGCGTGCTGCGCCGGGTGCGGGCGAGCCTGCTGAGGGATATCGAGCCCGAGGAACTTGCGATAACCTTCGAAACTCTTCAGCGCATCGAACAGCGGGCCAGCCGTCTGCAAGACGTCAAGACAGGCCCAGAGACGAAGTAG
- a CDS encoding lytic murein transglycosylase — protein sequence MTKARTVATAMIGAAALLLSLAPAAEAAQCGSSPAGFEAWKREFSAEAQGKGIGQTAISALMQTNYASATIAADRGQRSFSLSLDQFLAKRGATTIVARGRQLKQSQAGLFASIQQRYGVPPGPLIAIWGMETGFGSQRGNQNMLSSIATLAYDCRRPEFFTDQLYAALKLIDRGTLSGATRGSMHGEVGQTQFMPKNILAYGTGNLDVAANALNSTANFLRAHGWRAGAGYQPGEPNFAAIEAWNAAGVYQKAIALMGRQIDEGGAAASR from the coding sequence ATGACCAAGGCCAGGACCGTTGCGACGGCCATGATCGGCGCTGCTGCGCTGCTTCTTTCTCTGGCACCGGCCGCCGAAGCCGCGCAATGCGGCAGCTCGCCGGCGGGGTTCGAAGCCTGGAAGCGCGAGTTCAGCGCGGAGGCGCAAGGCAAGGGCATCGGCCAGACCGCAATCTCGGCGCTGATGCAGACCAATTACGCCAGCGCCACCATTGCGGCCGACCGCGGCCAGCGCAGCTTTTCGTTGTCGCTCGACCAGTTCCTCGCCAAGCGCGGCGCCACCACCATCGTCGCCAGGGGGCGGCAGCTGAAGCAGTCGCAGGCCGGCTTGTTCGCCTCGATCCAGCAGCGCTATGGCGTCCCGCCGGGGCCCTTGATCGCGATCTGGGGCATGGAGACCGGCTTCGGCAGCCAGCGCGGCAACCAGAACATGCTCTCTTCGATCGCGACCCTGGCCTATGACTGCCGCCGTCCCGAATTCTTCACCGACCAGCTCTATGCCGCGCTGAAGCTGATCGACCGCGGCACGCTGTCGGGGGCAACCCGCGGCTCCATGCATGGCGAGGTCGGCCAGACCCAGTTCATGCCCAAGAACATCCTGGCCTATGGCACCGGCAATCTCGACGTTGCCGCCAACGCGCTGAACTCGACTGCGAATTTCCTCCGGGCCCATGGCTGGCGGGCGGGAGCCGGTTACCAGCCGGGCGAGCCGAATTTCGCCGCCATCGAGGCCTGGAATGCCGCCGGCGTCTATCAGAAGGCGATCGCGCTGATGGGCCGGCAGATCGATGAGGGCGGGGCGGCAGCCTCGCGCTGA
- a CDS encoding efflux RND transporter periplasmic adaptor subunit, whose product MKGNLAGLGRLALTVIVLVAALAVGRELWVYYMESPWTRDGRVRADVVQVAPDVSGFVTEVLVKDNQKVRRGDVLFRIDRERFALALRQADASVAGHQATLDQANADLKRYSTLTTDAVSQQKQEQVLATQLQAKAAFDQAVADRAVAQLNLDRSEVHASVNGVITNMDLRPGAYVTAGKGVMALVDTDTLHVEGYFEETKLARIRVGDKVQVRLMGEKATLTGHVESIAAGIEDRDRAEGASLLANVNPTFSWVRLAQRVPVRIALDPVPEALSLVAGRSATVEVLD is encoded by the coding sequence ATGAAAGGAAATCTTGCTGGGCTTGGTCGCCTCGCGCTCACCGTCATCGTCCTCGTCGCCGCGCTCGCCGTCGGCCGCGAGCTCTGGGTCTACTATATGGAGTCGCCCTGGACCCGCGACGGCCGCGTCCGCGCCGACGTGGTGCAGGTAGCGCCTGATGTCTCCGGCTTCGTGACCGAGGTGCTGGTCAAGGACAACCAGAAGGTCCGTCGCGGCGACGTGCTGTTCCGGATCGACCGCGAGCGCTTCGCGCTGGCGCTGCGGCAGGCCGATGCGTCGGTCGCCGGTCATCAGGCCACGCTCGACCAGGCCAATGCCGATTTGAAGCGCTACAGCACCCTGACGACCGACGCCGTTTCGCAGCAGAAGCAGGAGCAGGTGCTCGCCACCCAGCTCCAGGCCAAGGCGGCGTTCGATCAGGCTGTCGCCGACCGTGCGGTGGCGCAGCTCAACCTCGACCGCAGCGAGGTCCACGCCTCCGTGAACGGCGTCATCACCAACATGGACCTGCGCCCCGGCGCCTACGTCACGGCCGGGAAGGGTGTGATGGCCCTGGTCGACACCGACACGCTGCATGTCGAAGGTTATTTCGAAGAGACAAAACTCGCGCGCATCCGCGTCGGCGACAAGGTGCAGGTCCGCCTGATGGGCGAGAAGGCCACGCTGACCGGCCACGTCGAGAGCATCGCGGCCGGCATCGAAGACCGCGACCGCGCGGAGGGCGCGAGCCTGCTCGCAAACGTCAATCCCACCTTCAGCTGGGTGCGTCTGGCCCAGCGCGTCCCGGTGCGGATTGCGCTCGATCCGGTGCCTGAGGCCTTGTCGCTGGTAGCTGGCCGCTCGGCGACGGTGGAGGTATTGGACTAA
- a CDS encoding acyl-CoA dehydrogenase family protein gives MLYPMSPKVVELKRKLESFMDRHIYPNEERFYREAEELGPWKVYPVVEELKPLARAEGLWNLFLPESRHGAGLTNLEYAPLCEVMGRSHLAPEVFNCSAPDTGNMEVLERYGSEKDKERWLKPLLSGEIRSCFAMTEPAVASSDATNIESSIVRDGDHYVINGRKWYTTNATDPRCKICIFMGKTDPDNPDRHKQQSMILVPMDTPGIDVKRPLPVFGFYGVPDRASEVVFTNVRVPKDNMLLGEGRGFEIAQGRLGPGRIHHCMRLIGLAERTLEKTCRRVRSRVAFGKPVSEQTVTQERIAEARIMIEQARLLTLNAAYAMDTVGNKVAKAEIAMIKVAVPNMACQIIDWAIQAHGGGGTSNDFGLTQAYATARLLRLADGPDEVHRNQIARFELKKYSNA, from the coding sequence ATGCTCTACCCGATGTCGCCCAAAGTCGTCGAGCTCAAGCGCAAGCTCGAAAGCTTCATGGACCGCCACATCTACCCGAACGAGGAGCGGTTCTATCGCGAGGCCGAAGAGCTTGGGCCGTGGAAGGTCTATCCCGTCGTCGAGGAGCTGAAGCCGCTGGCGCGTGCGGAAGGCCTCTGGAATCTATTCCTGCCGGAATCGCGCCACGGCGCGGGTCTGACCAATCTCGAATATGCCCCGCTCTGCGAAGTCATGGGCCGCTCGCATCTCGCGCCCGAAGTGTTCAACTGCTCGGCGCCCGACACCGGCAACATGGAGGTGCTGGAGCGCTACGGCAGCGAGAAGGACAAGGAGCGCTGGCTGAAGCCATTGCTATCAGGCGAAATCCGCTCCTGCTTCGCCATGACCGAGCCAGCGGTCGCCTCGTCCGATGCGACCAACATCGAGAGCTCGATCGTGCGCGACGGCGACCATTACGTCATCAATGGCCGCAAATGGTACACCACCAATGCGACCGACCCGCGCTGCAAGATCTGCATCTTCATGGGCAAGACCGATCCTGACAATCCGGATCGCCACAAGCAGCAATCCATGATCCTGGTGCCGATGGACACGCCCGGCATCGACGTGAAACGGCCCCTGCCCGTGTTCGGCTTCTACGGCGTGCCCGACCGGGCCTCCGAGGTCGTCTTCACCAATGTCCGCGTGCCCAAGGACAACATGCTGCTCGGCGAAGGCCGCGGTTTCGAGATCGCGCAGGGCCGGCTCGGCCCCGGCCGCATCCATCACTGCATGCGGCTGATTGGCCTTGCCGAACGCACGCTGGAGAAGACGTGCCGCCGCGTGCGCAGTCGTGTGGCCTTCGGCAAGCCGGTCTCGGAGCAGACGGTGACGCAGGAGCGCATCGCCGAAGCGCGCATCATGATCGAGCAGGCCCGGCTGCTGACGCTCAACGCCGCCTATGCGATGGACACCGTCGGCAACAAGGTCGCGAAGGCAGAGATCGCGATGATCAAGGTCGCGGTGCCTAACATGGCCTGTCAGATCATCGACTGGGCGATCCAGGCCCATGGCGGCGGCGGCACGTCGAACGATTTCGGCCTGACGCAAGCCTATGCGACCGCGCGCCTGCTGCGGCTTGCGGATGGGCCGGACGAGGTGCACCGGAACCAGATCGCAAGGTTCGAGCTGAAGAAATATTCGAACGCGTAA
- a CDS encoding long-chain fatty acid--CoA ligase, translating into MQGLMMDMPLLISGLIQYAADYHGEAEIVAREIEGDIHRYTYADAHPRIKRMALALERLGMKQGDRVGTLAWNTHRHFEMFYAAPGMGYVLHTVNPRLFPEQLVYIINHAEDRLLFIDRATLPIVEAIAPQLTTIEAYVVMSSRERMPETKLANVHCYEGLLGQENEAGFAWPEFDEKSASTICYTSGTTGNPKGVIYSHRAAILQTMTCCSLDFLPGHVEGVREVMMPMAPLFHGNGWNMPFTAPYTGSKLVLPGRNYEPDKLYELLEGEKVTLSAGVPSFWLILLDWLGRTGSKFSTLRATLSSGSAPPRAMVEKLKREYNVDYIQAWGMTEALGCSMPGLRPGSEHLGDKEKFDRRQVSGRACFGTSLRIVDDAGNELPRDGKTVGHLRARGPWVASGYMKLDEGLDRDGWLITGDMAVIDPQGHVTLTDRSKDVIKSGGEWISSIQLEDIALSHPDVLQAAVVAIAHEKWQERPLLLVVRKKGATVDGKMLLDHMRPKIASWWLPDAVEFLDEFPMTGTGKVLKSALREKFKEYQVA; encoded by the coding sequence ATGCAGGGATTGATGATGGACATGCCGCTGCTGATCAGCGGCCTGATCCAGTACGCCGCCGACTATCACGGCGAAGCCGAGATCGTCGCGCGCGAGATCGAGGGCGACATCCATCGCTATACCTATGCGGACGCGCATCCGCGCATCAAGCGCATGGCACTGGCGCTCGAGCGGCTCGGCATGAAGCAAGGCGACCGCGTCGGCACGCTGGCCTGGAATACCCACCGGCATTTCGAGATGTTCTATGCCGCGCCGGGGATGGGCTATGTGCTGCACACCGTCAACCCGCGGCTGTTTCCCGAGCAGCTCGTCTACATCATCAATCACGCCGAGGACCGGCTGCTGTTCATCGACCGCGCCACGCTGCCGATTGTCGAGGCGATCGCGCCGCAGCTGACGACCATCGAGGCCTATGTGGTGATGTCCTCGCGCGAGCGCATGCCGGAGACGAAGCTCGCCAACGTGCATTGCTACGAGGGTCTGCTGGGACAAGAGAACGAGGCCGGCTTCGCCTGGCCGGAGTTCGACGAAAAATCCGCCTCCACCATCTGTTACACATCAGGGACGACGGGCAATCCGAAGGGCGTGATCTATTCGCACCGCGCCGCGATCCTGCAGACCATGACCTGCTGCAGTCTCGACTTTTTGCCGGGCCATGTCGAAGGCGTGCGCGAAGTCATGATGCCGATGGCGCCGCTGTTCCACGGCAATGGCTGGAACATGCCGTTCACTGCGCCTTACACGGGCTCCAAGCTGGTGCTGCCCGGCCGCAACTACGAGCCCGACAAGCTCTATGAATTGCTCGAAGGCGAGAAGGTCACGCTGTCCGCAGGCGTGCCGAGCTTCTGGCTGATCCTGCTCGACTGGCTCGGCCGCACCGGCAGCAAATTCTCCACCTTGCGCGCGACGCTGTCGTCCGGCTCGGCGCCGCCGCGCGCGATGGTCGAGAAGCTCAAGCGCGAGTACAACGTCGACTACATCCAGGCCTGGGGCATGACCGAGGCGCTGGGTTGCTCGATGCCGGGCTTGCGGCCGGGCTCGGAGCATCTCGGCGACAAGGAGAAGTTCGACCGCCGCCAGGTCTCGGGCCGCGCCTGCTTCGGCACGTCCTTGCGCATCGTTGACGATGCCGGCAATGAGCTGCCCCGCGACGGCAAGACCGTCGGCCATTTGCGCGCACGCGGTCCCTGGGTCGCCTCCGGCTACATGAAGCTCGACGAAGGCCTCGACCGCGACGGCTGGCTGATCACGGGCGACATGGCCGTGATCGACCCGCAGGGCCACGTCACGCTGACGGACCGCTCCAAGGACGTGATCAAGTCCGGCGGCGAGTGGATCTCCTCGATCCAGCTCGAGGACATCGCCCTGTCGCATCCCGACGTGCTGCAAGCGGCCGTGGTCGCGATCGCACATGAGAAATGGCAGGAGCGCCCCCTGCTCCTCGTCGTCCGCAAGAAGGGCGCGACCGTCGACGGCAAGATGCTGCTCGACCACATGCGCCCGAAGATCGCGAGCTGGTGGCTGCCCGACGCCGTCGAATTCCTGGACGAATTCCCGATGACGGGCACCGGCAAGGTGCTGAAATCGGCGCTGCGCGAAAAGTTCAAAGAGTATCAGGTCGCCTGA
- a CDS encoding MFS transporter — MGPGSPAHAAETMAGHGALTLVPTFVVVAVDATGMGIILPLLPFYSQRLGATPFVLGALISVYAVCQLIAGPAVGMLSDRYGRRKVLVVSQIGTLIGFVLLALAGNLTLVFLARIIDGLTSGNISVAHAYAAEHSAPATRKQALGMTSGAIGTGLLLGPALSSFLVHYGQTAPVWAAAALSLVSIFATIALLPPDHPASEPLYQHRVPEPTLTRSLLGMRYAWRLLGLLIVFFFVNSMFLSQIGLFLSARFSWDGHAFGARELGWIFAYAGFINMVVQGLLITRANIIASDRSIVMAAFACMGLGFAGLGAENNVGLLAVNLTLIIVGTMFARSTLTAELSRSTAINRQGMIMGLNQSLMSGANISAPLVSGALIGHRLFVPWALTMAAIAVIGAALAGQLLDTPRAR, encoded by the coding sequence ATGGGACCGGGTTCCCCGGCACATGCAGCGGAGACGATGGCCGGACATGGCGCGCTGACGCTGGTCCCGACCTTCGTCGTCGTGGCGGTGGATGCCACCGGCATGGGCATCATCCTGCCGCTGCTGCCGTTCTATTCGCAGCGGCTCGGCGCCACGCCCTTCGTGCTCGGCGCGCTGATCTCGGTCTATGCGGTGTGCCAGCTCATTGCAGGGCCCGCAGTCGGCATGCTCTCGGACCGCTACGGCCGGCGGAAGGTGCTGGTGGTGAGCCAGATCGGGACACTGATCGGATTTGTCCTGCTCGCGCTCGCCGGCAATCTGACGCTGGTGTTTTTGGCCCGCATCATCGACGGCCTGACATCAGGCAACATCTCGGTCGCGCACGCCTATGCCGCCGAGCACAGCGCGCCGGCGACGCGCAAGCAGGCGCTCGGCATGACCAGCGGCGCGATTGGGACCGGGCTGCTGCTCGGCCCTGCGCTGTCGAGCTTCCTAGTGCATTACGGCCAGACCGCGCCGGTGTGGGCCGCGGCCGCGCTCTCGCTGGTCAGCATTTTTGCGACCATCGCCCTGCTCCCGCCGGATCATCCGGCGTCCGAGCCGCTCTACCAACACCGTGTGCCCGAGCCGACACTGACCCGCAGCCTGCTCGGCATGCGCTACGCCTGGCGGCTGCTTGGCCTTCTCATCGTGTTCTTCTTCGTCAACTCGATGTTCCTGTCGCAGATCGGCCTGTTCCTGTCGGCGCGGTTCTCCTGGGACGGACATGCCTTCGGCGCGCGCGAGCTTGGATGGATCTTTGCCTATGCCGGCTTCATCAACATGGTGGTCCAGGGCCTCTTGATCACCCGCGCCAACATCATCGCCTCCGATCGCTCGATCGTTATGGCGGCGTTCGCCTGCATGGGCCTCGGCTTTGCAGGCCTTGGGGCCGAGAACAATGTCGGCCTGCTCGCGGTCAACCTGACGCTGATCATCGTCGGCACCATGTTCGCGCGCAGCACGCTGACGGCGGAATTGTCGCGGTCGACCGCGATCAACCGCCAGGGCATGATCATGGGTCTCAACCAGTCGCTGATGTCAGGCGCAAACATCAGCGCCCCGCTGGTCAGCGGCGCGCTGATCGGTCACCGCCTGTTCGTGCCGTGGGCGCTGACGATGGCCGCGATCGCGGTCATCGGAGCCGCGCTCGCCGGTCAGCTGCTCGATACGCCGCGGGCACGCTGA
- a CDS encoding FUSC family protein → MRADEPFLVRHADLIFALKTFAASMLALVIALAMDLPRPYWAMATVYITSQPLAGATSSKAFFRVIGTLVGATMTVALVPNLIDAPELLCLAIALWVGLCLYLSLLDGTPRSYVFMLAGYTVALIGFPSVSEPGAIFDIAVARVEEISLGIICASLVSTIVFPRSVAPAVAYRVDTWLSDAQRLSQAVLLRQGTSETRRGKRLKLATDIVEIDTLSTHLAYDLLTDRNAVTGLGEIRLRMLMLLPVIASLEDRLAALGEEALRRQPELKRLLEDLAQWIMSDVGARQPAERIRAMIAERQAVLDDSASWERIITTSLLLRLRELVDLSLDCRALTGAIADGRNVSTLDLAFHSEAGAAPVRHRDRGLALWSAAGAATAILICCAFWIGTGWPDGASAPMMAAVACSFFAAQDEPARFIRSFGLWSLVAIVVVAIYLFAIVPAISHLEVLIFALAPTFLLYGFLIGRPATAGTGMALAANTATLLAIQSTYSADFASYANSAVAFFIGVVIAEIVTRIARGVGAEWIANRLVLSSWKTIAIAAERRGKRDRAEFAGLMLHRLGLLVQRIAFLSESDRRDTDSLVQLRIGLNIIDLRRARYGLAISTVSVIDDMLDQLAAACRSYAGGGMPAKLLRHVDLALAQAVKDPNDSAREDALIGLVGIRRGLFPDASAYRPRAGESVAA, encoded by the coding sequence ATGCGCGCAGATGAGCCGTTCCTGGTCCGCCACGCGGACCTGATTTTTGCTTTGAAGACGTTCGCCGCGTCGATGCTGGCGCTCGTCATCGCGCTGGCCATGGATCTGCCGCGGCCCTATTGGGCAATGGCGACGGTCTACATCACCTCGCAGCCGCTCGCGGGTGCGACCAGCTCGAAGGCCTTCTTCCGCGTGATCGGCACGCTGGTCGGCGCGACCATGACGGTGGCGCTGGTGCCGAACCTGATCGATGCGCCGGAACTGCTGTGCCTCGCGATCGCGCTCTGGGTTGGACTCTGCCTTTACCTCTCGCTGCTCGACGGCACGCCGCGCAGCTACGTCTTCATGCTGGCCGGATACACGGTCGCCTTGATCGGCTTTCCCTCGGTCTCCGAGCCCGGCGCCATCTTCGACATCGCCGTGGCGCGGGTCGAGGAGATTTCGCTCGGCATCATCTGCGCCAGCCTCGTCTCCACCATCGTCTTCCCGCGCAGCGTCGCGCCGGCCGTTGCCTATCGGGTCGACACCTGGCTGTCGGATGCGCAACGCCTGAGCCAGGCGGTGCTGCTGCGGCAGGGAACGAGCGAAACGCGCCGGGGCAAGCGTCTCAAGCTCGCGACCGACATCGTCGAGATCGACACGCTCTCCACGCATCTCGCCTATGACCTGCTGACCGATCGCAATGCCGTGACCGGCCTTGGTGAAATCCGGCTGCGCATGCTGATGCTGCTGCCGGTGATCGCCTCGCTGGAGGATCGGCTGGCGGCGCTGGGCGAGGAGGCGTTGCGCCGGCAGCCCGAGCTGAAGCGCCTGCTGGAGGATCTCGCGCAATGGATCATGAGCGACGTCGGCGCGCGCCAGCCGGCGGAACGCATCCGCGCCATGATCGCGGAGCGGCAGGCGGTGCTTGATGACAGCGCCTCCTGGGAGCGGATCATCACCACCAGCCTGTTGTTGCGGCTGCGCGAGCTGGTCGACCTCTCGCTCGATTGCCGCGCGCTGACCGGGGCGATTGCCGATGGCCGCAATGTTTCGACGCTCGATCTCGCCTTTCATTCGGAGGCGGGCGCTGCGCCCGTGCGCCACAGGGACCGCGGCCTCGCGCTGTGGTCGGCGGCAGGTGCTGCCACGGCGATCCTGATCTGCTGCGCGTTCTGGATCGGCACCGGCTGGCCCGACGGCGCATCGGCGCCGATGATGGCGGCGGTCGCCTGCTCGTTCTTTGCCGCGCAGGACGAGCCCGCACGCTTCATCCGTAGCTTCGGCCTGTGGTCGCTGGTCGCCATCGTCGTCGTCGCGATCTATCTGTTCGCGATCGTGCCCGCGATCTCCCATCTCGAGGTCCTGATCTTCGCGCTGGCGCCGACGTTCCTGCTCTACGGCTTCCTGATCGGCCGTCCCGCCACCGCCGGAACCGGCATGGCGCTCGCGGCCAACACCGCGACCCTGCTTGCGATCCAGTCGACCTACAGCGCGGATTTCGCCTCCTACGCCAACTCGGCCGTCGCCTTCTTCATTGGGGTCGTCATCGCCGAGATCGTGACGCGGATTGCGCGCGGGGTCGGCGCGGAGTGGATCGCCAACCGCCTGGTGCTGTCGAGCTGGAAAACGATCGCAATTGCCGCCGAGCGCCGCGGCAAGCGCGACCGCGCCGAATTCGCCGGCCTGATGCTGCACCGTCTTGGCTTGCTGGTGCAGCGCATCGCCTTCCTCTCCGAGAGCGATCGCCGCGACACCGACAGCCTGGTCCAGCTCCGCATCGGGCTGAACATCATCGATCTTCGTCGCGCCCGCTATGGTCTCGCGATATCGACCGTCTCGGTCATCGACGACATGCTCGACCAGCTTGCTGCCGCCTGCCGCAGCTACGCCGGCGGGGGGATGCCTGCAAAGTTGTTGCGGCATGTCGACCTGGCGCTGGCCCAGGCCGTCAAGGATCCCAACGACAGCGCCCGCGAGGACGCCTTGATCGGCCTCGTCGGCATCCGCCGCGGGCTGTTTCCGGACGCGTCGGCCTATCGGCCGCGTGCAGGCGAGAGTGTTGCGGCATGA
- a CDS encoding DUF1656 domain-containing protein: protein MRYVIDIYGVLVPALLLWIIVAYVLSAVQRRLMQRFDLYRLVWHRALFDFAIFVCLLGGVVYLSEYLS from the coding sequence ATGAGATATGTGATCGACATCTACGGCGTGCTGGTGCCGGCGTTGCTGCTGTGGATCATCGTCGCCTATGTGCTGAGTGCGGTGCAGCGCCGCCTCATGCAGCGCTTCGACCTGTACCGGCTGGTGTGGCACCGCGCGCTGTTCGATTTCGCGATTTTCGTCTGCCTTCTCGGCGGCGTCGTCTATCTCTCGGAGTATCTGTCATGA
- a CDS encoding MaoC family dehydratase has protein sequence MAQVEWFDDLTIGMRFKSPEVHVTEADIKRFAAEFDPQPMHLDHEAAKATLFKGLAASGWHTAAIAMNLAIQTRPFGPHPLIGAGVDGLRWTMPVRPNDRLHLVGEVMSLTPSKSKPQGIALVKWTMFNQNGEEVYTFTPIAIVPRRA, from the coding sequence ATGGCGCAGGTCGAGTGGTTCGACGATCTCACCATCGGAATGCGGTTCAAATCGCCGGAAGTTCACGTCACCGAAGCCGACATCAAGCGCTTTGCGGCCGAGTTCGATCCGCAGCCGATGCACCTCGACCACGAGGCCGCCAAGGCGACCCTGTTCAAGGGCCTCGCTGCATCAGGGTGGCATACCGCCGCGATCGCCATGAACCTTGCCATCCAGACCCGCCCCTTCGGCCCGCATCCGCTGATCGGCGCAGGGGTCGACGGCCTGCGCTGGACCATGCCGGTGCGGCCAAACGACCGCCTGCATCTGGTCGGCGAGGTCATGAGCCTGACGCCCTCGAAGTCGAAGCCGCAAGGCATTGCGCTGGTGAAATGGACCATGTTCAACCAGAACGGCGAGGAGGTTTACACCTTCACCCCGATCGCGATCGTGCCGCGGCGGGCGTAA